Proteins from a genomic interval of Zingiber officinale cultivar Zhangliang chromosome 2A, Zo_v1.1, whole genome shotgun sequence:
- the LOC122043603 gene encoding pentatricopeptide repeat-containing protein At3g49710-like, with product MPVRAVEKKLSTPVKARSRRRGKKKEEDVAAGGSLSSATKCSNANGFTLSSIISYVINVIEQFHSLTIALGLDSYVSINNALISSYNKGYLLNDEFSEEGLECFCDTQRARVKSDNCIFLYTSIACLNFPSPSQGKQMHGKTIKIESPRNQIPVDNALVSMYVKCGNLKDANMLFEMMHQCNMVSFNTMITPYAHHGFGLEELELFKVILDIENEPTSIIFILVLSTRSHTGKVDEGWKYFDSMRQKYDIELKEEHYSCMIYLLAYNVKFKKRAETIIIPILQ from the exons aTGCCGGTGCGGGCAGTGGAGAAGAAATTGTCGACACCAGTTAAGGCTAGGAGTCGGCGAcgagggaagaagaaggaagaagatgtggCTGCCGGAGGATCGCTCAGCTCTGCGACGAAGTG CTCCAATGCCAATGGCTTCACCCTCTCCTCTATCATCTCATATGTCATCAATGTCATCGAGCAGTTCCACTCCCTCACCATCGCCTTAGGTCTGGACTCCTACGTCTCCATTAACAATGCCCTCATCAGTAGCTATAATAAAG GatacttgctcaatgatgagttCTCAGAGGAAGGCCTTGAATGTTTCTGTGATACACAGCGAGCTAGGGTTAAATCAGACAATTGCATCTTTCTATACACCAGCATTGCATGCTTGAATTTTCCATCCCCATCCCAAGGGAAGCAAATGCATGGAAAAACCATTAAGATTGAGTCTCCAAGAAATCAAATCCCTGTTGATAATGCACTAGTTTCCATGTACGTGAAGTGTGGAAATCTCAAGGATGCGAATATGCTTTTTGAGATGATGCACCAATGCAACATGGTCTCATTCAATACTATGATCACCCCTTATGCTCACCATGGATTTGGTTTGGAAGAATTGGAGCTATTTAAAGTGATTCTTGATATAGAAAATGAGCCCACAAGCATCATATTCATCTTGGTGTTGTCTACACGTTCTCACACTGGGAAGGTTGATGAAGGATGGAAGTATTTTGATTCTATGAGGCAAAAGTATGATATTGAACTCAAAGAAGAACATTATTCATGCATGATTTATCTCTTGGCTTACAACGTGAAGTTTAAGAAGAGAGCTGAgaccata ATCATACCAATCCTGCAATGA